In Cicer arietinum cultivar CDC Frontier isolate Library 1 chromosome 1, Cicar.CDCFrontier_v2.0, whole genome shotgun sequence, one DNA window encodes the following:
- the LOC101502912 gene encoding mitochondrial thiamine diphosphate carrier 2-like yields MVMEEEETSQWKQAMINSTSGAISGAISRTVTSPLDVIKIRFQVQLEPTSSWNSLSRDLSKPSKYTGMFQATKDIFREEGIRGFWRGNVPALLMVMPYTAIQFTVLHKFKTIASGSSKTENHINLSPYLSYISGAVAGCAATVGSYPFDLLRTILASQGEPKVYPNMRSAFIDILRNRGFQGLYSGLSPTLVEIVPYAGLQFGTYDTFKRWAMAWNHVQSSTNTAAEESLSSFQLFLCGLAAGTCAKLVCHPLDVVKKRFQIEGLQRHPRYGARVEHRAYRNMFDGLRRILQMEGWAGLYKGIVPSTVKAAPAGAVTFVAYELTSDWLESILT; encoded by the exons ATGGTAATGGAGGAGGAGGAGACAAGCCAGTGGAAGCAAGCCATGATTAATTCAACATCTGGGGCTATTTCTGGTGCTATATCACGGACAGTCACATCACCTCTTGATGTTATTAAGATTAGGTTCCAG GTTCAACTAGAGCCCACTTCCTCATGGAATTCACTAAGCAGGGATTTGTCTAAACCCTCAAAATATACTGGCATGTTCCAAGcaacaaaagatatttttagaGAAGAAGGCATACGG GGTTTTTGGCGGGGTAATGTGCCAGCTTTGCTCATGGTTATGCCATATACAGCTATACAATTTACTGTTTTACACAAGTTTAAGACTATTGCCTCTGGTTCATCCAAGACAG AGAATCACATTAATCTGAGCCCTTATCTATCCTATATAAGCGGGGCGGTAGCTGGGTGTGCAGCTACCGTAGGGTCGTATCCCTTTGATCTTCTCCGAACTATATTAGCTTCTCAGGGTGAACCAAAG GTTTATCCAAACATGAGGTCAGCATTCATTGATATTCTCCGGAATCGTGGGTTTCAAGGCTTGTATTCTGGACTTTCACCGACACTAGTTGAGATTGTACCTTATGCAGGCCTACAATTTGGCACTTATGATACATTTAAACGTTGGGCCATG GCGTGGAACCATGTTCAATCTTCAACAAATACTGCTGCAGAAGAGAGCCTCTCTAGCTTTCAGCTTTTCCTATGTGGGCTGGCAGCAGGAACATGTGCCAAGCTTGTCTGTCATCCACTTGATGTGGTCAAGAAAAGATTTCAG ATTGAAGGTCTGCAAAGGCATCCAAGATATGGAGCTCGGGTTGAACATCGTGCATATAGAAATATGTTTGACGGCTTGAGACGGATATTACAGATGGAGGGATGGGCTGGTCTGTATAAGGGGATAGTTCCATCTACTGTTAAAGCTGCACCAGCTGGTGCTGTAACTTTTGTTGCATATGAATTGACATCAGATTGGCTGGAGTCTATATTAACTTGA
- the LOC101502595 gene encoding uncharacterized protein, with the protein MGQAFRRASGRIRAASETDTSSLSKPKIAVDYRPPSKVATEKAAESSKAATRDSLNDDDRPRANLDNILEERDPKFDAMLGQMLGRITSKPGGKPEMGEASLVEKSNRSMPKLRNTKPNSGRYEERPVPAGTLNVAQLRQIILLHEGKAADHNGPMDVNQIAEKFRVNVVEIQKILQFLSHPPEGSNEDKNKTQR; encoded by the exons ATGGGTCAGGCATTTCGTCGAGCATCTGGAAGAATCCGAGCGGCATCCGAAACTGATACGTCATCCTTATCAAAGCCGAAGATCGCCGTCGACTACCGACCTCCTTCAAAGGTTGCCACCGAAAAGGCGGCGGAGAGCTCTAAGGCCGCCACACGAGACTCATTAAACGACG ATGATCGTCCTAGAGCTAATTTGGACAACATCCTAGAAGAGAGAGATCCCAAATTTGATGCGATGCTTGGCCAAATGCTTGGCAGGATTACATCAAAGCCTGGGGGAAAACCTGAAATGGGTGAG GCATCCCTGGTTGAAAAGTCCAATAGGTCAATGCCAAAGTTGCGAAATACAAAACCAAATTCTGGTCGGTATGAGGAAAGGCCTGTTCCTGCAGGCACTTTGAATGTAGCACAGTTGCGCCAAATCATCCTCTTGCATGAAGGCAAGGCTGCTGATCATAATGGACCTATGGATGTTAACCAGATTGCTGAAAAATTTCGGGTCAATGTTGTTGAGATTCAGAAAATCTTGCAATTCCTATCTCATCCTCCAGAAGGAAGCAATGAAGATAAGAACAAAACCCAGAGATAA
- the LOC101502281 gene encoding dynein 8 kDa light chain, flagellar outer arm-like has product MTRGKKKNIDAGDPTENSLSLPVPVSNTPPPPSIPPKKIFIINADMTQEMQWEAFDIAVTVFEKNHNLDTVTAEEIKTEFDRRHGPSWHCIVGSNFGSHVTHEPNHFVNFYLEQKAVLLYKYG; this is encoded by the exons ATGACCAGAGGCAAAAAGAAGAACATTGATGCCGGAGATCCAACGGAGAACTCACTGTCACTACCTGTTCCCGTTTCCAACACACCACCACCGCCATCTATTCCGCCCAAGAAAATTTTCATCATCAATGCTGATATGACTCAGGAAATGCAATGGGAGGCCTTTGATATCGCCGTCACC GTGTTTGAGAAGAATCACAATCTGGATACAGTTACTGCCGAGGAGATCAAGACTGAGTTTGATAGGAGACATGGCCCCTCTTGGCATTGCATCGTTGGTAGCAATTTTG GTTCACATGTAACTCATGAACCCAACCACTTCGTCAATTTCTATTTAGAGCAGAAAGcggttttactttataaatatgGCTAG
- the LOC101501948 gene encoding uncharacterized protein, producing MILTLIEFSWKWKSLTLKSSRFKSLNRITTIPFPTSKFNSSLSTLSLNHFSSTTSNLVPNCTSSSSETPHNASNVVRFDSLIAIFKNYGFSDSQINYIVKQAPNVLKLDPHNRVLPKFEFLHSKGASNSDIVELVSRSPRILYSSLENSIIPTFELVRSFLPSNEKAIERILKCRFFFGHYHVIRNVKMLIDDGVTDSNIRYLLLKRPSILLSYDMRDALDEVKEMGFDDPSNVNFCIALLAKRAMSKSRWDAKVVVFKKWGWSDEMVLEAFRKRPLCMLVSTDKINKVMKFWVKELGWNSSVLVKRPEIFSYSLENRIVPRACVVLYLISKGLIENNVELSTPFGVNEKVFLEKYVECFKEERCYLLKLYREKMDVQEIREDGAASRSY from the coding sequence ATGATTTTGACACTCATCGAATTCTCCTGGAAATGGAAATCTCTGACATTGAAATCTTCACGCTTCAAATCCCTAAATCGAATCACAACAATACCCTTTCCAACCTCAAAATTCAATTCATCTCTTTCAACTCTCTCTTTGAACCACTTCTCCTCAACCACTTCAAATCTCGTACCCAATTGCACTTCCTCATCATCAGAAACTCCTCACAACGCTTCCAATGTCGTTCGTTTCGATTCATTAATCGCCATCTTCAAAAACTACGGTTTCTCTGATTCTCAGATAAATTACATCGTTAAACAAGCACCTAATGTGCTTAAATTAGACCCCCACAATAGGGTTTTGCCGAAGTTTGAATTTTTACACTCCAAAGGTGCTTCAAACTCCGATATTGTGGAGTTAGTGAGTAGAAGCCCTAGAATTCTCTATTCAAGCCTTGAAAATAGCATAATCCCTACTTTTGAATTGGTAAGAAGCTTCCTTCCATCTAATGAGAAAGCTATTGAACGTATACTTAAATGTAGATTTTTCTTTGGTCATTATCATGTTATTAGGAATGTTAAGATGTTGATTGATGATGGAGTTACTGACTCAaatattagatatttgttaCTTAAAAGACCCTCTATACTATTGTCTTATGATATGAGGGATGCTTTGGATGAGGTTAAGGAAATGGGATTTGATGATCCTTCTAATGTGAATTTTTGTATAGCATTGTTAGCCAAAAGGGCCATGTCGAAATCTCGATGGGACGCGAAAGTTGTTGTCTTTAAGAAATGGGGTTGGTCTGATGAAATGGTTCTCGAAGCGTTTAGGAAGCGGCCCTTATGTATGCTAGTGTCGACGGATAAAATTAATAAGGTTATGAAGTTTTGGGTGAAGGAGTTGGGTTGGAACTCTTCGGTGCTTGTTAAAAGGCCGGAGATTTTTTCGTATAGTTTGGAGAATAGGATCGTTCCGAGGGCTTGTGTTGTCTTGTATTTGATCTCGAAAGGTTTGATAGAAAATAATGTTGAGTTGTCTACCCCATTTGGTGTTAATGAAAAGGTGTTTCTTGAAAAGTATGTGGAATGTTTTAAGGAGGAAAGGTGTTATTTGTTAAAGCTATACCGAGAAAAAATGGATGTTCAAGAAATCAGGGAGGATGGTGCAGCATCTAGAAGCTATTGA